Proteins from one Bacteroides mediterraneensis genomic window:
- a CDS encoding alpha-L-fucosidase has translation MKKTLFTLLMLLATCGAAVHARTTEPEGPKPAPRQMKWHEAELGVVFHYDLHVFDGQVYGQGNNRINPIEDYNIFHPDHLDTDQWILSAKAAGAKFAILTATHETGFGLWQSDVNPYCLKAVKWRDGKGDIVRDFVNSCRKYGLQPGIYIGIRWNSLLGIHNFKAEGEGEFARNRQAWYKRLCEKMVKELCTRYGDLFMIWFDGGADDPKGLGPDVEPIVNEYQPDCLFYHNVNRADLRWGGSESGTVGYPCWSSFPYPYSHSNATDGVTDHNKLLAHGDPDGKYWVPAMADTPLRGYNGRHEWFWEPGDDDKAVYPLENLMEMYEKSVGRNATLMVGLTPNPDGLIPEGDVRRLKEWGAEINRRFGQPLAATSATGKKRLSLSLDKAQPVNYYLIQEDLNGGERIRAYRVEAKVNGKWTTVAKGSSVGHKRIESFPAVEAQSFRLVVEECTAEPLIRNFSVYHVTD, from the coding sequence ATGAAAAAAACACTCTTTACCCTACTGATGCTGCTCGCTACCTGCGGTGCAGCCGTTCACGCCCGGACCACCGAACCCGAAGGACCGAAACCGGCTCCCCGCCAGATGAAATGGCACGAGGCCGAACTGGGCGTGGTATTCCACTACGACCTGCACGTGTTCGACGGACAGGTGTACGGACAAGGCAACAACCGTATCAACCCGATTGAAGACTACAACATCTTCCATCCCGACCACCTCGACACCGACCAGTGGATTCTGTCGGCCAAGGCGGCCGGCGCCAAGTTTGCCATCCTGACCGCCACCCACGAGACGGGTTTCGGACTGTGGCAGAGCGATGTGAACCCCTACTGCCTGAAGGCCGTGAAATGGCGCGACGGAAAAGGCGACATCGTGCGCGACTTCGTGAACTCCTGCCGCAAGTACGGCCTGCAGCCGGGCATCTACATCGGCATCCGCTGGAACTCCCTGCTGGGCATCCACAACTTCAAGGCGGAGGGCGAAGGCGAATTTGCCCGCAACCGCCAGGCATGGTACAAGCGACTGTGCGAAAAGATGGTGAAGGAACTCTGCACCCGCTACGGCGACCTCTTCATGATTTGGTTCGACGGGGGTGCCGACGACCCGAAAGGCTTGGGTCCCGACGTGGAACCCATCGTGAACGAATACCAGCCCGACTGCCTGTTCTATCATAACGTGAACCGGGCCGACCTGCGCTGGGGAGGTTCGGAAAGCGGTACCGTAGGCTATCCCTGCTGGTCGAGCTTCCCCTACCCGTACAGCCACAGCAACGCCACCGACGGCGTGACCGACCACAACAAGCTGCTGGCCCACGGCGACCCCGACGGCAAGTACTGGGTGCCTGCCATGGCCGACACACCGCTGCGCGGCTACAACGGGCGCCACGAATGGTTCTGGGAACCGGGCGATGACGACAAGGCAGTCTATCCGCTGGAAAACCTGATGGAGATGTACGAGAAATCGGTGGGCCGCAACGCCACGCTGATGGTGGGACTCACTCCCAACCCCGACGGTCTGATTCCGGAGGGCGACGTACGCCGTCTGAAAGAATGGGGCGCGGAAATCAACCGACGCTTCGGCCAGCCGCTGGCAGCGACTTCGGCCACCGGAAAGAAGCGGTTGTCGCTCTCGCTCGACAAGGCTCAGCCCGTGAACTACTACCTGATTCAGGAAGACCTGAACGGCGGCGAACGCATCCGGGCCTACCGGGTGGAAGCGAAGGTGAACGGCAAGTGGACCACCGTGGCCAAAGGCTCTTCCGTGGGACACAAGCGCATCGAATCCTTCCCTGCCGTCGAAGCCCAGTCCTTCCGGCTGGTAGTAGAAGAATGTACCGCGGAACCTCTCATCCGTAATTTTAGTGTGTATCACGTAACTGACTAA
- a CDS encoding sulfatase has product MKLTHLLYTSTALAALPLAAFAQGNPSRPNLVFIMADQFRGDALGCLQQEPVQTPHLDQLASEGILFTEAVSSYPVSSPARAMLMTGMYPMANGVTGNCNSLNTPYGVELSTEAVCWSDVLKQAGYATAYIGKWHLDAPHPPYVDTYNNRGAVAWNEWCPPERRHGFDRWMAYGTYDNHLHPMYWDTLAGRDEFHYVNQWGPAYEADRAIEFIRTESVQSDRPFALVVSMNPPHTGYELVPDAYKRLYDSLDVEALARQKPFIPEKGTPEGDYFRANIRNYYACITGVDEQVGRIVQALKDCGLFENTLLVFTSDHGVCMGGHGVEGKNVFYEEAMRIPMICCWKGRLHPQRSDLPVAFADLYPTLLSLMGRQAEIPSTVQTHDWSRYFLQEQIQTPEDAFQPYYYCEPSDPTSGRRGIRTARYTYVVDVQKGKVTQTWLYDRTTDPGQLHNVAESQPACCDALHQTLIQWLGKTHDPFVKYLTH; this is encoded by the coding sequence ATGAAACTGACACACCTACTCTACACTTCCACCGCACTGGCCGCACTTCCGCTGGCTGCGTTCGCGCAGGGAAACCCCTCGCGGCCCAATCTGGTCTTCATCATGGCCGACCAGTTCCGGGGTGATGCGCTGGGCTGCCTGCAACAGGAGCCGGTGCAGACCCCTCATCTGGACCAGCTGGCGAGCGAAGGCATCCTCTTCACGGAGGCCGTGAGCAGCTATCCGGTATCCTCGCCCGCCCGGGCCATGCTCATGACGGGCATGTATCCCATGGCCAACGGGGTGACGGGCAACTGCAACTCGCTGAACACGCCCTACGGGGTGGAACTTTCCACCGAAGCGGTCTGCTGGAGCGACGTGCTGAAGCAGGCGGGATATGCCACGGCCTACATCGGCAAATGGCACCTCGACGCGCCGCATCCTCCTTACGTGGATACCTATAACAACCGGGGGGCAGTGGCCTGGAACGAATGGTGCCCGCCCGAACGCCGCCACGGTTTCGACCGGTGGATGGCCTACGGCACCTACGACAACCACCTGCATCCGATGTACTGGGATACCTTGGCGGGAAGAGACGAGTTCCACTACGTGAACCAGTGGGGACCGGCCTACGAAGCCGACCGCGCCATCGAGTTCATCCGCACGGAAAGCGTGCAGTCCGACCGCCCCTTTGCCCTGGTGGTTTCCATGAATCCCCCGCACACGGGATACGAGCTGGTGCCCGACGCCTACAAACGGCTGTACGACTCGCTCGACGTGGAAGCACTGGCCCGGCAGAAACCGTTTATTCCAGAGAAAGGGACTCCCGAAGGCGATTATTTCCGGGCGAATATCCGCAACTACTACGCCTGCATCACCGGAGTGGACGAACAGGTGGGACGCATCGTACAGGCCCTGAAAGACTGCGGACTGTTTGAGAATACCCTCCTCGTCTTCACGTCCGACCACGGCGTCTGCATGGGCGGACACGGAGTGGAAGGCAAGAACGTGTTCTACGAGGAAGCCATGCGCATCCCGATGATATGCTGCTGGAAAGGCAGACTCCATCCGCAACGGAGCGACCTGCCCGTGGCCTTTGCCGACTTGTATCCTACCCTGCTCTCGCTGATGGGAAGGCAGGCGGAGATTCCGTCCACCGTGCAGACGCACGACTGGAGCCGGTATTTCCTGCAGGAACAGATTCAGACACCCGAAGACGCTTTCCAGCCTTATTACTACTGCGAACCTTCCGACCCCACGTCCGGACGACGCGGCATCCGTACCGCCCGCTACACCTATGTGGTGGATGTGCAGAAAGGGAAAGTGACACAGACCTGGCTGTACGACCGGACCACCGACCCCGGCCAGCTGCACAACGTGGCGGAAAGCCAGCCGGCCTGCTGCGATGCGTTGCACCAGACCCTCATCCAATGGCTCGGAAAGACCCATGACCCGTTTGTAAAATACTTGACACATTGA
- a CDS encoding RagB/SusD family nutrient uptake outer membrane protein yields MKLKYIFLFSATLLMGTSCADFLDKEPISDNVDGNFFTAENQLEPYCNNMYGLLPDHGTGTGTFGYFTTDNNSDNMTTIDQVDNFLPQRVQVPATGSYGSFSTIRNCNLFLARTEENLKNGTLSPGANVNHYIGEMYFFRAYTYFSLLKAYGDFPILTEVLTDGDYAANVEANKRKPRNEVARFILSDLDQAIKLMYPKSNSFTTHRLNRECALLFKSRVALYEATWEKYHAGTARVPGGPGWPGDAASFHTDLNKEIEFFLDEAIKSAKEVGDGSSLTANYASLYNQTDLSGQRGEVLLWRMYSEDAKVQNQVMGATHGYGAIEVGDKTYIFSHGDNTGFTRSLVDSYLMTNGLPIYASQSTYQGDKSLESTMKDRDLRLVTSVAKPGDKIMTLNGKDIMYQYPGLIAASGIRVTSTGYIPRKGWADNEVTYNSAYPLALPIFRAAEAYLNYIEAYYLRYNTLEDATLKKYWTELRNRAGVDADFKKTIEATDLSKEIDLARYSGKELVDKTLYNIRRERRSEFIAEGMRKDDLYRWRSLDMMQNYWIEGMNYWDEFHTSFEAACTACKLNYTAPNTASVSKYLRPQAMNELVKKYNGYCFEEANYLSPLSYDVFRMSTPEEGGDVSTSVVYQNPGWPVKAGSYANQ; encoded by the coding sequence ATGAAACTGAAATATATATTCTTATTTTCAGCTACCTTGCTGATGGGAACCTCTTGCGCCGACTTTCTGGACAAAGAGCCTATCTCCGACAACGTAGACGGCAACTTCTTCACTGCCGAAAACCAGCTGGAACCTTATTGCAACAACATGTACGGTCTGCTGCCCGACCACGGAACGGGTACAGGAACCTTTGGATACTTCACCACGGACAACAACAGCGACAACATGACGACAATCGACCAGGTGGACAACTTCCTTCCTCAGCGTGTCCAGGTGCCGGCAACCGGCAGCTACGGCAGCTTCAGCACCATCCGTAACTGCAACCTCTTTCTGGCACGTACGGAAGAAAACCTGAAAAACGGTACGCTGAGCCCCGGCGCCAACGTGAACCATTACATCGGCGAAATGTACTTCTTCCGGGCTTACACCTACTTCAGCCTCCTGAAAGCATACGGAGACTTCCCTATCCTGACCGAAGTGCTGACCGACGGTGACTATGCAGCCAATGTGGAAGCCAACAAACGCAAGCCGCGCAACGAAGTAGCCCGCTTTATTCTGAGCGACCTGGATCAGGCCATCAAACTGATGTATCCCAAGTCAAACAGCTTCACCACTCACCGTCTGAACCGCGAATGTGCCTTGCTGTTCAAGTCACGCGTGGCTTTGTACGAAGCTACCTGGGAAAAATACCATGCAGGTACGGCACGCGTTCCGGGCGGACCGGGATGGCCGGGTGATGCCGCTTCTTTCCATACCGATTTGAACAAGGAAATTGAATTCTTCCTGGACGAAGCCATCAAGTCGGCTAAGGAAGTAGGCGACGGTTCCTCATTGACAGCCAACTATGCCAGCCTGTACAACCAGACCGACCTGTCCGGACAGCGTGGCGAAGTGTTGTTGTGGCGTATGTACAGCGAAGATGCCAAGGTGCAGAACCAGGTGATGGGAGCTACCCACGGCTATGGTGCCATCGAAGTGGGCGACAAGACTTATATTTTCTCACACGGCGACAACACCGGTTTCACCCGCTCACTGGTGGACAGCTATCTGATGACCAACGGCCTGCCAATTTATGCTAGCCAAAGCACGTATCAGGGCGACAAGAGCCTGGAAAGCACAATGAAAGACCGCGACTTGCGTCTGGTGACTTCCGTGGCAAAACCCGGCGACAAAATCATGACCCTCAATGGAAAAGACATCATGTACCAGTATCCCGGACTGATTGCAGCCAGTGGTATCCGCGTGACCAGCACCGGCTACATTCCTCGCAAAGGATGGGCCGACAACGAAGTGACTTACAACAGTGCCTATCCGCTGGCATTGCCTATCTTCCGTGCGGCAGAAGCTTACCTGAACTACATCGAGGCTTACTACCTGCGCTACAACACACTGGAAGATGCTACCCTCAAAAAATACTGGACGGAACTGCGTAACCGCGCTGGGGTAGATGCCGATTTCAAGAAGACCATCGAGGCTACCGACTTGAGCAAGGAAATCGACCTGGCACGCTATTCCGGAAAAGAACTGGTGGACAAGACCCTCTACAACATCCGCCGCGAACGCCGCAGCGAGTTCATTGCGGAAGGTATGCGTAAGGACGACCTGTACCGCTGGCGTTCACTCGACATGATGCAGAACTACTGGATAGAAGGCATGAACTACTGGGATGAATTCCACACCAGCTTCGAAGCCGCCTGCACCGCCTGCAAACTGAACTATACGGCTCCCAACACCGCTTCTGTCAGCAAATACCTGCGCCCGCAAGCGATGAACGAATTGGTCAAGAAGTACAACGGCTACTGCTTTGAAGAAGCCAACTACCTCTCTCCGCTGTCATACGACGTATTCCGTATGTCTACTCCAGAAGAAGGTGGCGACGTTTCTACTTCCGTAGTTTACCAGAATCCGGGATGGCCTGTAAAAGCAGGTAGCTATGCCAACCAGTAA
- a CDS encoding TonB-dependent receptor, which translates to MKTQFITLLIAVLAGLLPLHAQQMSISGIVTDKKLNDPIIGASVVIKGTSNGCITDLDGNFQLSNVAAGSTLVVSYIGYQTLEIPVQKGKTSYQVALSEDTQTLDEVVVVGFGTQKKVNLTGAVASVDNKKLESRPVTSVGQALQGVVPGLNVSIPDAGGKLDANPSFNIRGTGNLGTGSSASPLVLIDGVAGDLNQLNPQDIDNISVLMDAASAAIYGSRAPFGVILVTTKKGKQGKTSISYSNNLRWSRPTNIPDMLDAYTFAQYFNRAIDNTGSGEAHFFSDITMERIQQYMRGEITTTADPSLSQNGNCFAFNQNSNDNQNWPRNFIDKTAFGQEHNVSLSGGNERIQYYVSGAFLSQDGQMNYANDNKKRYNASARISAEITKWMRLEFNSRFIREDIGMPTFLKLYGDRFFSETTKLHPNMPLYDNNGHYTRNPKLMQLTSGGRSNTQDDTYFTQGSLILTPMKGLTIHGDLALRTGSYEHLYNVARVYLYDKDNNPIPEQWLGGDADLAAGKTWAYSEQQRETMITTSLYADYSLNFLEKHNLKVMLGMNSESYRYNNVWAKRSDVMNDNNPDVNTSTGTQSNGAYRGEWSSLGYFGRLNYDFDGRYLFEFNIRRDGSSRFRADSRWATFPSVSVGWNIARESFWEPLSKWFNTLKPRFSYGSLGNQNTNSYYPTYAIQAVTVGSPDAGGRWLLDAANKSNIASAPGLVSSLLTWERVYSYNYGVDFGAFNNRLSGYFNYFIRDTKDMVGPAQEISPIVGASAPQRNNTSLRTKGWELQLNWQDRIGEFNYNVAFNLSDSRTKITEYPNASKSLSTYYTGQYLGEIWGYESVGMAKTDEEMAAHLEKVDQNTIPGVSLAASGWKAGDMMYADLDGDGKITNGENTVDNPGDRKIIGNSTPRFRFGLNIGAEWKGIDLSIFFQGVAKRDYLLSGMIFWGVDGNAWSSTGYKEHWDFFRPEGDPLGANTNAYYPRPLWNSNQNRQSQSQFVQNASYIRLKNLQIGYTLPKAWVHKIGLERVRVFFSGDNLWTGTSINKNFDPEALYQNGMTYPLSRTLSCGVNVTL; encoded by the coding sequence ATGAAGACACAATTCATCACTCTGCTCATCGCAGTGCTGGCAGGTCTGCTACCGCTACACGCGCAACAGATGAGCATCTCCGGAATTGTTACAGACAAGAAGCTGAATGATCCCATCATCGGGGCGTCAGTAGTAATTAAAGGTACGAGCAACGGCTGTATCACCGACCTGGACGGAAACTTCCAGCTCAGCAACGTGGCTGCCGGAAGTACGCTGGTCGTATCGTACATCGGTTATCAGACATTGGAAATTCCGGTACAGAAAGGCAAGACCTCTTATCAGGTAGCTCTGTCGGAAGACACCCAGACACTCGACGAAGTGGTAGTGGTAGGTTTCGGTACACAGAAAAAAGTGAACCTGACCGGTGCCGTAGCTTCAGTAGACAACAAGAAACTGGAATCCCGCCCGGTAACCTCCGTAGGCCAGGCCCTGCAAGGTGTAGTTCCGGGCTTGAACGTCAGCATCCCGGATGCCGGCGGTAAGCTGGATGCCAATCCTTCTTTCAACATCCGTGGTACAGGTAACCTGGGTACCGGTTCCAGCGCTTCTCCCCTCGTGCTGATTGACGGCGTGGCAGGCGACCTGAACCAGTTGAACCCGCAGGATATCGACAACATCTCGGTCCTGATGGATGCGGCTTCCGCTGCCATCTACGGTTCGCGTGCTCCGTTCGGTGTCATCCTGGTTACTACCAAGAAAGGAAAACAGGGCAAGACCAGCATTTCGTACTCCAACAACCTGCGCTGGTCTCGTCCGACCAACATCCCCGATATGCTGGATGCCTATACTTTTGCACAGTACTTCAACCGTGCCATCGACAACACGGGTTCCGGTGAAGCACACTTCTTCTCGGACATCACCATGGAACGTATCCAGCAGTACATGCGCGGTGAAATCACCACCACTGCCGACCCGTCTCTTTCACAGAACGGCAACTGCTTTGCGTTCAACCAGAACTCCAACGACAACCAGAACTGGCCTCGCAACTTCATCGACAAGACCGCTTTCGGACAAGAGCACAACGTAAGCCTGTCGGGAGGTAATGAAAGAATCCAGTATTACGTGTCAGGTGCCTTCCTGAGCCAGGACGGACAGATGAACTATGCCAACGACAACAAGAAGCGTTACAATGCCAGTGCCCGCATCAGTGCGGAAATCACCAAATGGATGCGCCTGGAATTCAACAGCCGTTTCATCCGCGAAGACATCGGCATGCCGACCTTCCTGAAACTGTATGGCGACCGTTTCTTCTCCGAGACTACCAAGCTGCACCCCAACATGCCGCTTTACGACAACAATGGTCATTACACCCGTAACCCGAAACTGATGCAGCTGACCTCGGGCGGACGCTCCAACACACAGGACGACACTTACTTCACACAAGGTAGCCTGATTCTGACTCCGATGAAGGGACTGACCATTCACGGTGACCTGGCTCTGCGCACAGGCAGCTACGAACACCTTTACAATGTGGCCAGAGTGTATCTCTATGATAAAGATAACAATCCGATTCCCGAACAATGGCTGGGTGGTGACGCCGACCTGGCAGCCGGCAAGACTTGGGCTTACAGCGAACAGCAGCGTGAAACCATGATTACCACTTCACTCTATGCCGACTACAGCCTCAATTTCCTGGAAAAACATAACCTGAAAGTGATGCTCGGTATGAACAGCGAAAGCTACCGCTACAACAATGTATGGGCCAAACGTTCCGATGTGATGAACGACAACAATCCGGATGTCAACACTTCTACCGGTACACAGAGCAACGGCGCATACCGCGGTGAATGGTCATCATTAGGTTATTTCGGCCGTTTGAACTACGATTTCGACGGACGTTACCTGTTTGAATTCAACATCCGCCGCGACGGTTCTTCCCGTTTCCGCGCAGACAGCCGCTGGGCTACCTTCCCTTCTGTTTCCGTAGGTTGGAACATTGCCCGCGAATCCTTCTGGGAACCGCTGAGCAAATGGTTCAACACCTTGAAACCCCGCTTCTCTTACGGTAGCCTTGGTAACCAGAACACCAACTCCTACTATCCTACTTATGCCATTCAGGCAGTCACAGTGGGCAGCCCGGATGCAGGTGGACGCTGGTTGCTGGATGCAGCCAACAAGTCGAACATTGCAAGCGCTCCGGGACTGGTAAGCTCCCTGCTGACTTGGGAACGGGTGTACAGCTACAACTACGGTGTGGACTTCGGCGCTTTCAACAACCGTTTGAGCGGTTACTTCAACTACTTTATCCGTGATACCAAAGACATGGTAGGACCGGCACAGGAAATCTCTCCTATCGTGGGTGCTTCGGCTCCGCAACGCAACAACACTTCTTTGCGTACCAAAGGTTGGGAACTCCAGCTGAACTGGCAGGACCGCATCGGTGAATTCAACTACAATGTTGCCTTCAACCTTTCTGACTCACGTACCAAGATTACGGAATACCCCAACGCCAGCAAGTCACTCTCCACTTATTACACCGGACAGTATCTGGGCGAAATCTGGGGATATGAATCAGTAGGCATGGCCAAGACAGACGAAGAAATGGCCGCACACTTGGAAAAGGTAGACCAGAACACCATTCCGGGTGTCAGCCTGGCTGCTTCAGGATGGAAAGCCGGTGACATGATGTATGCCGACCTGGACGGTGACGGAAAAATCACCAACGGCGAGAATACAGTAGACAACCCGGGCGACCGTAAGATTATCGGTAACTCGACTCCGCGTTTCCGCTTCGGTTTGAACATCGGCGCTGAATGGAAAGGAATCGACCTGAGCATCTTCTTCCAGGGCGTGGCCAAACGTGACTACCTGTTGAGTGGTATGATTTTCTGGGGTGTAGACGGCAACGCATGGTCTTCTACCGGTTACAAGGAACACTGGGACTTCTTCCGTCCGGAAGGCGACCCGTTGGGAGCAAACACCAACGCTTACTATCCGCGTCCTCTCTGGAACTCCAACCAGAACCGCCAGAGCCAGTCGCAGTTCGTACAGAACGCTTCTTACATCCGTCTGAAGAACCTGCAAATCGGTTATACCCTGCCGAAAGCATGGGTTCACAAAATCGGACTGGAACGCGTCAGAGTATTCTTCTCAGGCGACAACTTGTGGACAGGTACTTCCATCAACAAGAACTTCGATCCGGAAGCATTGTATCAGAACGGTATGACTTATCCGTTGAGCCGTACCCTCTCTTGTGGCGTAAACGTAACTTTGTAA